A stretch of Anaeromyxobacter dehalogenans 2CP-1 DNA encodes these proteins:
- a CDS encoding thiolase family protein, whose product MSAAYVLAAVRTPGCKAKKGKLKDVRPDDLAAVAIRALLARTGVDPGQVEDVILGCAFPEGEQGMNLGRVAALRAGLPVGVPGQTVNRFCASGLQTIATAAERIMAGQADCIVAGGAESMSLVPMGGSHFSANPALVASWPESFAAMGITAELVAARDQVSREDQDAFAVQSHARAARAQAEGLFADELVPVEVEQVTLEKGKPARRTEQVTADDGVRPGTSLEALAKLKPAFKIDGTVTAGNASQTTDGAAAALVVSEAFLTRTGLAPLARFVSYAVRGVPPEIMGIGPVEAIPAALKRAGLRVEDVGQIELNEAFAAQSLACVRALGLDPEKVNPTGGAIALGHPLGCTGAKLTATLLHGMRRTGARHGIVSMCVGGGMGAAAVFERA is encoded by the coding sequence ATGAGCGCAGCCTACGTCCTCGCAGCGGTGCGGACCCCCGGGTGCAAGGCGAAGAAGGGGAAGCTGAAGGACGTCCGCCCGGACGACCTGGCCGCCGTCGCCATCCGCGCGCTGCTGGCGCGGACCGGCGTCGACCCGGGGCAGGTGGAGGACGTGATCCTCGGGTGCGCGTTCCCCGAGGGCGAGCAGGGCATGAACCTCGGGCGCGTCGCGGCGCTCCGGGCCGGGCTGCCGGTGGGCGTGCCGGGCCAGACGGTGAATCGCTTCTGCGCCTCGGGGCTGCAGACCATCGCCACCGCCGCCGAGCGGATCATGGCCGGCCAGGCCGACTGCATCGTGGCGGGCGGGGCCGAGAGCATGAGCCTCGTGCCCATGGGCGGCTCGCACTTCAGCGCGAACCCGGCGCTGGTCGCCTCCTGGCCGGAGTCGTTCGCGGCCATGGGCATCACCGCCGAGCTGGTGGCGGCGCGCGACCAGGTGAGCCGCGAGGACCAGGACGCGTTCGCGGTGCAGAGCCACGCGCGCGCCGCCCGGGCGCAGGCGGAGGGTCTGTTCGCCGACGAGCTCGTCCCCGTCGAGGTGGAGCAGGTCACGCTCGAGAAGGGAAAGCCGGCGCGCCGCACCGAGCAGGTCACGGCCGACGACGGCGTGCGCCCGGGCACGAGCCTGGAGGCGCTCGCAAAGCTGAAGCCGGCGTTCAAGATCGACGGCACCGTCACCGCCGGCAACGCGTCCCAGACCACCGACGGCGCCGCGGCCGCGCTGGTGGTCTCCGAGGCGTTCCTCACCCGCACCGGCCTCGCGCCGCTGGCGCGCTTCGTCTCCTACGCGGTGCGCGGCGTGCCGCCGGAGATCATGGGCATCGGCCCGGTCGAGGCCATCCCGGCGGCGCTGAAGCGCGCCGGCCTGCGCGTCGAGGACGTCGGGCAGATCGAGCTGAACGAGGCGTTCGCGGCGCAGTCGCTCGCCTGCGTGCGCGCGCTCGGGCTCGATCCGGAGAAGGTGAACCCCACCGGCGGCGCCATCGCGCTCGGGCACCCGCTCGGCTGCACCGGCGCGAAGCTCACCGCCACGCTGCTGCACGGCATGCGGCGGACCGGCGCGCGGCACGGCATCGTGTCGATGTGCGTGGGCGGCGGAATGGGCGCGGCGGCGGTGTTCGAGCGCGCCTGA
- a CDS encoding acyl-CoA dehydrogenase family protein, with protein sequence MARLLKGAEYLISEATKDDVFTPEDFTEEQRQIAETAEQFAESEALPAEHALEQHEPGVAAALMRKAGDAGLLMIDAPEAYGGLALDKATSMLAAERMGTGGAFSVSYAAHTGIGTLPLVYYGTDAQKDRYLTKLVTGEWAAAYCLTEPEAGSDAMGGKATATLSPDGKHYLLDGTKQFITNGSFANLFTVFAKVDRKHFTAFLVERTFPGVTVGPEEKKLGIKGSSTTSVIFESAKVPVENVLGEIGKGHKIAFNVLNVGRFKLGAAVTGAAKLALATGAAYANARKQFGTPIARFGAIREKLADQAAAVYASESLIYRLAGLIDDRLATIPADQPGYYEAYQQGIEEYAIECAIAKVFCSEVLADVVDEVVQIHGGYGFIQEYPAEKYYRDERINRIFEGTNEINRLLVPGTILRRALKGELPLQREVMKAMDALMNPSLDEADPAVPFAAEKATVANLKRAFLVVAGAAVQKYGEALKDEQEVLLALADVAIQAFAAESVVLRAEKTASTQPEARRALAAAAVKVHTFAAAEKAATAARRAAFYVGEGDTLTILLGGIRRFSKYDAAGLLQAKRRLADAVLESERYPF encoded by the coding sequence ATGGCCAGGCTGTTGAAGGGGGCGGAGTACCTGATCTCCGAGGCGACGAAGGACGACGTCTTCACCCCGGAGGACTTCACCGAGGAGCAGCGCCAGATCGCCGAGACCGCGGAGCAGTTCGCCGAGTCGGAGGCGCTCCCGGCCGAGCACGCGCTCGAGCAGCACGAGCCGGGCGTGGCCGCGGCGCTCATGCGCAAGGCGGGCGACGCGGGCCTGCTCATGATCGACGCTCCGGAGGCCTACGGCGGCCTGGCGCTCGACAAGGCCACCAGCATGCTGGCCGCCGAGCGGATGGGCACGGGCGGCGCGTTCTCGGTCTCCTACGCGGCGCACACCGGCATCGGCACGCTCCCGCTCGTCTACTACGGGACCGACGCGCAGAAGGACCGCTACCTCACGAAGCTGGTGACCGGCGAGTGGGCCGCCGCGTACTGCCTCACCGAGCCGGAGGCGGGGAGCGACGCCATGGGCGGGAAGGCCACCGCCACGCTCTCGCCGGACGGGAAGCACTACCTCCTCGACGGCACCAAGCAGTTCATCACCAACGGCAGCTTCGCGAACCTGTTCACGGTGTTCGCGAAGGTGGACCGCAAGCACTTCACCGCCTTCCTGGTGGAGCGCACCTTCCCCGGCGTGACCGTGGGGCCCGAGGAGAAGAAGCTCGGCATCAAGGGCTCCTCCACCACCTCGGTGATCTTCGAGAGCGCGAAGGTGCCGGTCGAGAACGTGCTCGGCGAGATCGGCAAGGGGCACAAGATCGCGTTCAACGTGCTGAACGTGGGCCGCTTCAAGCTGGGCGCGGCGGTCACCGGCGCGGCGAAGCTCGCGCTCGCCACCGGCGCCGCCTACGCGAACGCCCGCAAGCAGTTCGGCACGCCCATCGCCCGCTTCGGCGCGATCCGCGAGAAGCTCGCCGACCAGGCCGCCGCCGTCTACGCCTCGGAGTCGCTCATCTACCGCCTGGCCGGGCTCATCGACGACCGGCTCGCCACGATCCCCGCCGACCAGCCCGGCTACTACGAGGCCTACCAGCAGGGCATCGAGGAGTACGCGATCGAGTGCGCCATCGCGAAGGTGTTCTGCAGCGAGGTGCTCGCCGACGTGGTGGACGAGGTGGTGCAGATCCACGGCGGCTACGGCTTCATCCAGGAGTACCCGGCCGAGAAGTACTACCGCGACGAGCGCATCAACCGGATCTTCGAGGGCACGAACGAGATCAACCGGCTGCTGGTGCCGGGCACCATCCTGCGCCGCGCGCTGAAGGGTGAGCTGCCGCTGCAGCGCGAGGTCATGAAGGCGATGGACGCCCTCATGAACCCGTCGCTCGACGAGGCCGATCCGGCGGTGCCGTTCGCGGCCGAGAAGGCCACCGTGGCCAACCTGAAGCGCGCGTTCCTGGTGGTGGCCGGCGCGGCGGTGCAGAAGTACGGCGAGGCGCTGAAGGACGAGCAGGAGGTGCTGCTCGCGCTCGCCGACGTCGCCATCCAGGCGTTCGCGGCGGAGAGCGTGGTGCTCCGCGCCGAGAAGACCGCGTCCACGCAGCCCGAGGCGCGCCGCGCGCTCGCCGCCGCCGCGGTGAAGGTCCACACCTTCGCCGCGGCCGAGAAGGCCGCCACCGCCGCCCGCCGCGCCGCGTTCTACGTGGGCGAGGGCGACACGCTCACCATCCTGCTCGGCGGCATCCGCCGCTTCTCCAAGTACGACGCCGCCGGCCTGCTCCAGGCGAAGCGGCGCCTGGCGGACGCGGTGCTGGAGAGCGAGCGATATCCGTTCTGA